A window of Acidimicrobiales bacterium genomic DNA:
CTCCTCGACGCGCTCGCCGGCGAGAGCAGGGACGAGCGCCTTCGCCGCCCTGGGCTGGAGGAGGCGCGGGCCGACGTGATCGTCGGTGGGACCGTGGTCCTGGCGACGCTGATGCGCGACCTGGGGTTCGAGTCGTGCCTCGTGTCGGAGTCGGACATCCTCGACGGGCTCGTCATGAGCCAGCTGTGGTCCTGAGGGACGCTCTGGCGAGTCGTCACTAGAGTGCCGGGGATGCCCCTGTCCGAGCGCACCCTCATGGGTCCGGGGCCGTCGAACCCCTATCCCGAGGTGACGGCGGCGCTCGGGCGCCCGCTGCTCGGCCACCTCGATCCGGAGTTCCTTGCCGTGCTGGACGTGACGTGCGACCGGCTCCGAGCGGTCTTTCGTACCGCCAGTGCCTTGACGCTGCCGATCAGCGGCACGGGCTCGGCCGGGATGGAGGCCGCCTTCGTCAACCTCGTCGAGCCCGGTGATCCCGTTGTCATCGGCGTGAACGGCCTGTTCGGTGAGCGCATGTGTGACGTGGCGGGCCGGTGTGGGGCCGAGGTGACCCGCGTCGATGCGGCGTGGGGGGAGGCGATCGATCCTGACCGCCTGGTGGCCGCGCACCCGGCGCCCAAGATCATCGCTGTGGTCCACGCCGAGACCTCGACAGGGGTCCGCAACGACGTCGAGCCCCTCGGGCCGGCCAAGGGCGACGCCCTCCTTCTGGTCGACTGCGTGACCTCCCTCGGCGGCATCCCGGTCGATGCCGACGCGTGGGGTATCGACGTGGCCTACAGCGGCACGCAGAAATGCCTCGGCGTGCCGCCCGGCCTGGCGCCGCTCACCGTCAGCGAGCGGGCGCGGGCGCGCCTGGTCGGTCGACCCCGGTCGTGGTACCTCGACCTCGGCATGCTCGCCGACTACATGGAGGCCGGCGGCGGTCGCCGCTACCACCACACGGTCCCGGTTCCGATGATCTTCGCCCTCCATGCCGGTCTCGGGGTGCTGCTCGAGGAGGGGCTGGAGGCCTCGTGGGCCCGACACGGCGACTGTGGCCGCCAGCTCCAGGAGGGGATGGAGAAGCTGGGCTTCGAGCTCCTGGCCCAGGAGGGCCATCGCCTTCCCGAGCTGACCACGGTATGGGTTCCCGATGCCGTGCTGCCCCGCGGCACGACAGAGTCCGCGGTGCGCGTCCAGCTGCTCGACCGCTACGGCATCGAGATCGGCGGCGGCCTCGGGCCGCACGCCGGCCGGGCGTGGCGCATCGGGTGCATGGGGCACACGGCCCGCCCCCGCAACGTCACCCTCCTGCTCGGGGCCCTGGGCGAGGTGCTGGGCCGGTGAGCGGCGTGTCCGACGAGCGGACGGCCCTCCAGCATGAGGCCCTGGAGAATGAGGCATGGTGGCCCGATCCCGATGAGGCGGCGGCCACCAACGTCGGACGGTTCATGGCCCGCCACGGGCTGTCCCGGTTCGAGGACCTCGTCGCTCGTTCGATCGACGACGCCGAGTGGTTCTGGGCGGCCGTGGTGGACTTCCTCGGCATTCCCTTCGTCGAGCCCTGGCGGGAGATGCTGAACGTCGAGCAGGGAGCCCCCTGGGCCCGGTGGTTCGTCGGCGGGCGGCTCAACCTGGCCGATGTGTGCGTCGATCGCCACGCCGCCGCCGACCCCGGCCGGACGGCGGTGGTCTGGGAGGGTGAGGACGGCGAGGTTCGCCGGTGGAGCTATGGGGAGCTCCGGGCCCAGACCGACGGGCTGGCCCGGTTGCTGGCCGAGCGCGGGGTCGGGGAGGGCGACGCCGTCGGCGTCTTCATGCCCATGGTGCCCGAGACCGTGGCCACCCTGATGGCGGTGGCCAAGCTCGGGGCCGTCTTCCTCCCGCTGTTCAGCGGCTACGCCCCGCTGGCGGTCAGCACCCGGCTGTCCGACGCCGGCGCCGTGGCCCTGGTGACCGCCGACGGCTTTCGCCGCCGGGGGGCGGTGGTGCCCATGCTCGACGTGGCCCGGGAGTCGGTCGCTGCCGTTCCGTCGGTTCGTACGGTCGTCGTCGTCGAGCGGCTCGGTGCCGGCGGTCTCGACGCGGCTGCCGGCGACGGGCGCACGTGGGCGCGATGGCCCGGCCCGGGCGCAGCCCTTTCGGCCCCCCCGCTCGACTCCGAGCACCCGCTGTTCATCGGCTACACGTCGGGCACCACCGGGCGACCGAAGGGGTCGGTGCACGTCCACGGCGGGTTCGGGGTCAAGGTGGCCGAGGAGGTGGCGTTCCAGTTCGACTGCCGCCCGGATGATGTCCTCTTCTGGTTCACCGACATCGGGTGGATCATGGGCCCGTGGGAGCTGTTCGGCGGCCTGGCGCTGGGCGCCACGCTCCTGCTGTACGAAGGCGCCCCCGATCACCCCGCTCCCGACCGCCTGTGGGCGGTGCTCGAGCGCCACCGGGTGAGCATCTGCGGCGTGAGCCCCACCCTCGTGCGGGCCCTCATGGCGCACGGGGACGATCCCGTGACACGCCACGACCTGTCGGCGCTGCGCATTCTCGGCTCCACTGGCGAGCCCTGGAACGAGCAGCCGTGGTGGTGGTACTTCCGGGTCGTGGGCGGCGAGCGCTGCCCGGTGATCAACATCTCCGGCGGGACCGAGGTGGGCGCCTGCTTCCTGTCCCCCCATCCGGTCGAGCCCCTGAAGCCACTCTCGCTCGGGGGCCCGGCGCTCGGCATGGCCGTGGACGTCTACGACGAGCAGGGGCGACCGGTGCGCAATGCCGTCGGCGAGCTCGTGTGCACCAAACCGTGGCCGGCGATGACGAGAGGCCTCTACGGGGACCCCGAGCGCTACCTGGCGACCTACTGGTCGAGGTGGCCCGGCGTGTGGACCCACGGCGACTGGGCGTCGATCGACGAAGATGGTGAATGGTTCCTGCACGGGCGCAGCGACGACACCATCAAGCTGGCGGGCAAGCGCCTCGGGCCGGCCGAGGTCGAGTCGGTGCTCGTCTCGCATCCCGGCGTCCTGGAGGCCGCCGCCGTCGGGATCCCTGACGCCATCAAGGGAGAGGCGTTGTGGGCCTTCGTCGTGCTGGGCCCGGGCTGGGAGCCGGGCGAGGAGCTCCGGGGTGAGCTGACCACGCTGGTCGCGGGCCAGCTGGGGCGGTCGTTCCGGCCCTCGCGCATCCGCTTCGCCACCGCCCTGCCCAAGACGCGCAACGCCAAGGTGCTGCGGCGTGCTGTCCGCTCGGCGGCGACCGGCGCCGATCCCGGCGACCTGTCCGCCCTCGAGGACCCGGCAGCGGTGGAAGCCGTGCGGGAGGCCACGTGAGGCCGGCCCGATGAGGTCGAGCCGGTGATCCGGGCCTCGACGCTCGAGCTGACCGGTCGGCGGGTGCTGCTGCGGCCCCTGGTCGAGGGCGACTTCGCCCAGTGGCAGGAGGTCCGCCGCCGGTGTCGCGACTGGCTCGTCCCGTGGGAGCCCCGTCCGCCCGTGGGTTCCTCCGACGCCGTCGAGGACCGGCGGGCCTTCGCCGCCCGGTGTGGCGGCCGCGAGCGCGAGCGCCAGCTCGGCAGCGGCTATGGCTTCGGCATCTTCGTCGAGGGTCGTCTCGGCGGGGAGATCAACCTGTCGTCCATCCAGCGCGGCCCGTTCCAGAACGCCTACGTCGGGTACTGGGTCGACGAGGCCCTCGCTGGCAGGGGCTACGCGCCGGAGGCGCTGGTGGCGGTGATCCGCTTCGCGTTCGAGGACCTCGACCTCCACCGCCTGCAGGTCTCCATCATCCCCCGCAACCGTGCCTCCCGGCGGGTGGTGGAGAAGCTCGGTCTTCGCAACGAGGGGGTGGCGGTGCGCTACCTCCAGATCGACGGCCGCTGGGAAGACCACATCCGCTACGCGATCACCGCCGAGGAGTGGGCCGAGCGGCGTGAGGACTTCCTGGCCGGCTGGACGTGAGCGGGGGGCGCGGAGCCGACGGCGTCGCTACGCCTCCGGGTGGCGCACGACGGCCGGGGAGTGCCGGAAGAACGCCTCGACGTCGCGCTCGTAGGTGTAGTCCGGAGGAGCCGAGCCCACGGTGCGGCGCAGCCGGCGGGCCCGGGCGAAGTTCTCGACGGCGCCAGCCGAGGTGTAACGGTACGTGAACCCCGCCTCTTTGAGCCGTCGGTTGTCGATGCCCCGCCCGAAGCGCAGCAGGCTGAGCAGCTCTGCGGGCAGATCGAGCAGGCCCAGCTGCCTGAGCGGGGCGGCGGCGACGTTGGTCAGCACCGGAGGCAGGGGAAGCAGGCGGGTCCCACAGATGTGGGCCACCTCGCTCCAGGGCAGCCGGCCGTCACCGGCGACGTTGTAGATGCCGGCGGCGCCGTGCCTGGTGACGAACTCGAGGCAGCGGACGACGTCGCCCTCCTCGACGAACTGCAGCAGGGGATCGAAGCCGAAGATGTACGGCGCGGTCTGACGCTCCAGGGCCTGGCTCGTCGCCGTCACGATCTCGGTCCCGAGCACGTTGGCGAAACGCAGAAGTGTCACCACCACGTGCGGG
This region includes:
- a CDS encoding alanine--glyoxylate aminotransferase family protein, coding for MPLSERTLMGPGPSNPYPEVTAALGRPLLGHLDPEFLAVLDVTCDRLRAVFRTASALTLPISGTGSAGMEAAFVNLVEPGDPVVIGVNGLFGERMCDVAGRCGAEVTRVDAAWGEAIDPDRLVAAHPAPKIIAVVHAETSTGVRNDVEPLGPAKGDALLLVDCVTSLGGIPVDADAWGIDVAYSGTQKCLGVPPGLAPLTVSERARARLVGRPRSWYLDLGMLADYMEAGGGRRYHHTVPVPMIFALHAGLGVLLEEGLEASWARHGDCGRQLQEGMEKLGFELLAQEGHRLPELTTVWVPDAVLPRGTTESAVRVQLLDRYGIEIGGGLGPHAGRAWRIGCMGHTARPRNVTLLLGALGEVLGR
- a CDS encoding AMP-binding protein, whose protein sequence is MSGVSDERTALQHEALENEAWWPDPDEAAATNVGRFMARHGLSRFEDLVARSIDDAEWFWAAVVDFLGIPFVEPWREMLNVEQGAPWARWFVGGRLNLADVCVDRHAAADPGRTAVVWEGEDGEVRRWSYGELRAQTDGLARLLAERGVGEGDAVGVFMPMVPETVATLMAVAKLGAVFLPLFSGYAPLAVSTRLSDAGAVALVTADGFRRRGAVVPMLDVARESVAAVPSVRTVVVVERLGAGGLDAAAGDGRTWARWPGPGAALSAPPLDSEHPLFIGYTSGTTGRPKGSVHVHGGFGVKVAEEVAFQFDCRPDDVLFWFTDIGWIMGPWELFGGLALGATLLLYEGAPDHPAPDRLWAVLERHRVSICGVSPTLVRALMAHGDDPVTRHDLSALRILGSTGEPWNEQPWWWYFRVVGGERCPVINISGGTEVGACFLSPHPVEPLKPLSLGGPALGMAVDVYDEQGRPVRNAVGELVCTKPWPAMTRGLYGDPERYLATYWSRWPGVWTHGDWASIDEDGEWFLHGRSDDTIKLAGKRLGPAEVESVLVSHPGVLEAAAVGIPDAIKGEALWAFVVLGPGWEPGEELRGELTTLVAGQLGRSFRPSRIRFATALPKTRNAKVLRRAVRSAATGADPGDLSALEDPAAVEAVREAT
- a CDS encoding GNAT family protein, with the protein product MIRASTLELTGRRVLLRPLVEGDFAQWQEVRRRCRDWLVPWEPRPPVGSSDAVEDRRAFAARCGGRERERQLGSGYGFGIFVEGRLGGEINLSSIQRGPFQNAYVGYWVDEALAGRGYAPEALVAVIRFAFEDLDLHRLQVSIIPRNRASRRVVEKLGLRNEGVAVRYLQIDGRWEDHIRYAITAEEWAERREDFLAGWT
- a CDS encoding NAD-dependent epimerase/dehydratase family protein is translated as MGRRVLITGLGTFWGGRMAQALERDPDVEMIVGLDTVTPSVALERTEYVRADQSYSILSRIVRAAQVDTIVHTFLVVDSTRMSGRALHETNVIGTMNLLAAASAAGAPVRQIVVKSSSLVYGSSFQDPVWFREETPRTGPPGTRVESSLLEAEGYLRDFAEDNPHVVVTLLRFANVLGTEIVTATSQALERQTAPYIFGFDPLLQFVEEGDVVRCLEFVTRHGAAGIYNVAGDGRLPWSEVAHICGTRLLPLPPVLTNVAAAPLRQLGLLDLPAELLSLLRFGRGIDNRRLKEAGFTYRYTSAGAVENFARARRLRRTVGSAPPDYTYERDVEAFFRHSPAVVRHPEA